One window of Dechloromonas sp. ZY10 genomic DNA carries:
- a CDS encoding flagellar assembly protein A, whose protein sequence is MSGEQKQIAGGGFPLPGFIVSGPQGIAVELAALDSLALFPEFVQSLFASGNYLVGLDYPLFQNLLFHWSLDDIAAELERREQVGEPSTVFLAKAVTLFLPERKALYRGLKIDSEGREAEYLFEPLFIEREEQEAVFGPPDEHGDPTILEYRSKTLSEPARLELDELVAAVWLGGLRLGIDLDQVRSAILAAGTQWQVIARQQAPQPGHDASLEEASSTLHRDNTPKIRPDGRLDLCQYANRFPQVFCDDVLFRKLPKQEGLPGRDVRGRLLAPEPVKDFDLHALAGEGVRLEAREGQQCLLADRDGFVDIEPQSGKISVIEKIVNREGVSSRTTGNLALSGDEYEEHGEVQEKRRVEGLHMTFLAPVYGHVVSRGGRISLKSNLGGGVAESPQGTIVIEGGASNARIDAHGGEVIVKRAESCTIFAARVQAEHLVGCTVVADAAEVGVLEGGALACKLATIGCSSDRRGVPALVNLRLPDPGPLQARESAVQQALAETEQGIAGRQEVLRELREQRDMKTYFSLHARIKSGEQVLSQPQLAQWNALVAKVSPLLRVAQKITGEIQGLRQQLETLGNERDAVEKARSEAGLGVACAISEVQGETEVRAWRYPATAKAPHLLPAKELQTAMTTACVAVDRLFSDDHGQFHWP, encoded by the coding sequence ATGAGTGGTGAGCAAAAACAGATAGCCGGTGGCGGGTTTCCCCTGCCCGGTTTTATTGTCAGCGGCCCGCAAGGAATCGCGGTCGAGTTGGCTGCGCTCGATTCCCTGGCCTTGTTTCCTGAATTTGTGCAGTCGCTGTTTGCCAGCGGCAATTACCTGGTCGGACTGGATTACCCTTTATTCCAGAACCTGTTGTTCCACTGGTCGCTCGACGATATCGCTGCCGAACTTGAGCGGCGTGAGCAGGTGGGGGAACCGTCGACGGTGTTTTTGGCCAAGGCCGTGACGCTTTTCCTGCCGGAGCGCAAAGCGCTGTATCGCGGGCTCAAGATCGATAGTGAAGGACGGGAGGCGGAGTACCTGTTCGAGCCGCTGTTCATCGAGCGTGAGGAGCAGGAGGCGGTTTTCGGGCCGCCCGACGAACACGGTGACCCTACGATACTGGAGTACAGAAGCAAAACGCTGAGCGAGCCGGCCAGGCTGGAACTCGATGAACTGGTGGCCGCCGTCTGGCTGGGCGGGCTGCGTCTGGGAATCGATCTTGACCAGGTCCGGAGTGCCATTCTTGCAGCGGGTACTCAGTGGCAGGTGATCGCCCGGCAGCAGGCGCCGCAGCCCGGCCACGATGCAAGTCTTGAGGAGGCCTCCAGCACCCTGCACCGGGACAATACGCCGAAGATACGTCCCGATGGGCGCCTGGACTTGTGTCAGTACGCCAATCGCTTTCCTCAGGTGTTTTGCGACGACGTTCTATTTCGCAAATTGCCGAAGCAGGAAGGCTTGCCCGGGCGGGATGTGCGGGGACGCCTGCTGGCTCCCGAGCCGGTCAAGGACTTTGACCTGCATGCCCTGGCCGGAGAGGGGGTGCGTCTTGAGGCCCGAGAGGGGCAGCAATGCCTGTTGGCTGATCGTGACGGCTTTGTCGATATCGAGCCGCAGAGCGGCAAGATTTCGGTAATCGAAAAGATCGTCAATCGCGAAGGGGTCAGTTCGCGTACCACCGGCAATCTTGCGCTGAGTGGCGATGAGTACGAGGAGCATGGCGAGGTTCAGGAAAAGCGCCGGGTCGAAGGGCTGCACATGACCTTCCTGGCACCGGTATATGGGCATGTCGTGTCGCGTGGTGGGCGGATTTCCCTCAAGTCCAATCTTGGGGGGGGAGTGGCGGAAAGCCCGCAGGGCACGATCGTGATTGAAGGCGGTGCATCGAATGCCCGAATCGACGCTCATGGGGGCGAGGTCATCGTCAAGCGTGCCGAATCCTGCACCATTTTTGCAGCCAGGGTTCAGGCGGAGCATCTGGTCGGCTGTACGGTGGTTGCCGATGCGGCAGAGGTCGGGGTGCTTGAAGGAGGGGCGTTGGCCTGTAAACTGGCGACTATCGGCTGTAGTAGCGACCGGCGTGGAGTTCCGGCTCTGGTCAACTTGCGCTTGCCCGACCCGGGACCGTTGCAGGCACGTGAGTCGGCCGTGCAGCAGGCGCTGGCGGAGACCGAGCAAGGCATTGCCGGTCGCCAGGAGGTCTTGCGCGAATTGCGCGAACAGCGAGACATGAAAACCTATTTTTCACTGCATGCGCGCATCAAGTCGGGGGAGCAGGTCTTGTCTCAGCCGCAGTTGGCGCAATGGAATGCACTGGTGGCAAAGGTGTCGCCGTTATTGCGGGTGGCCCAGAAAATAACCGGGGAAATCCAGGGGTTGCGCCAGCAACTTGAGACCCTCGGGAATGAGCGGGATGCGGTTGAGAAGGCGCGCAGCGAGGCAGGTTTGGGCGTGGCGTGCGCAATCAGCGAAGTGCAGGGGGAGACCGAGGTTCGGGCTTGGCGCTACCCAGCCACGGCGAAGGCGCCGCATTTGCTGCCGGCCAAGGAACTGCAAACGGCAATGACCACTGCCTGTGTTGCGGTTGATCGCTTGTTTTCCGACGACCACGGCCAGTTTCACTGGCCCTGA
- a CDS encoding mechanosensitive ion channel family protein, which translates to MNGKSPALKLLNELWADVADPDFVWQVLALATCLLLAWAFARWWWGRQHDSAGHLKQASARLAFPLVASLLIGVAQFALAPFVHVNLLKLAQPLLGAMVLVRTVVFVLRQAFPQAGWLVAWERIIAALVWGWLALYITDLAPYVIEALESVSFKLGKQKLDLWMLLHGLVTVFLTVVVALWVAGVIEGRLMRVESLDSSLRIVGVRVAKALLTVGALITSLSLVGIDMTALSVFTGALGVGLGFGLQKIASNYVSGFIILLDRSIRLGNIVQVGNDAGQVTQITTRYTVLKHPGGTEYIVPNEALIGSVVQNQTYSDSRVRLATTIGVAYASDLELVMRLMSEAAATHPRVLPDPPPKVLLTQFADSAINLELGFWIADPEEGRGNVLSDVNFAIWNAFRIHGIEIPYPQREVRLLGT; encoded by the coding sequence ATGAACGGAAAAAGCCCGGCACTCAAGCTGCTGAATGAGTTATGGGCGGATGTGGCCGATCCCGATTTTGTCTGGCAGGTTCTGGCCTTGGCCACCTGTCTGCTGCTTGCCTGGGCCTTTGCCCGCTGGTGGTGGGGGCGGCAGCACGACTCGGCCGGGCACCTGAAGCAGGCCAGCGCCCGGCTGGCCTTCCCGCTGGTCGCCTCGTTGCTGATCGGGGTGGCCCAGTTTGCGCTGGCACCCTTTGTCCATGTCAACTTGCTGAAGCTGGCACAGCCGCTGCTGGGGGCCATGGTGCTGGTCCGCACCGTGGTTTTCGTACTGCGCCAGGCTTTTCCGCAGGCTGGCTGGCTGGTTGCCTGGGAACGGATCATCGCAGCCCTGGTCTGGGGCTGGCTGGCGCTTTACATCACCGATCTGGCCCCGTATGTGATTGAGGCCCTGGAATCGGTCAGCTTCAAGCTCGGCAAGCAGAAACTCGATCTGTGGATGCTGCTGCATGGCCTGGTCACTGTTTTCCTGACCGTGGTTGTCGCATTGTGGGTAGCTGGGGTAATCGAAGGCCGGCTGATGCGGGTCGAGTCACTCGATTCCAGCCTGCGCATCGTCGGCGTCCGCGTGGCCAAGGCCTTGCTCACGGTGGGTGCGCTAATCACCAGCCTGTCGTTGGTCGGGATCGATATGACCGCGCTGTCGGTATTTACCGGGGCGCTCGGGGTCGGGCTGGGGTTCGGCCTGCAGAAGATCGCCAGCAATTACGTTTCCGGCTTCATCATCCTGCTCGACCGCTCGATTCGCCTCGGCAACATCGTTCAGGTCGGCAACGATGCCGGCCAAGTGACGCAGATTACCACCCGTTACACCGTTCTCAAGCATCCCGGTGGTACCGAATACATCGTGCCTAACGAGGCGTTGATCGGCAGCGTCGTCCAGAACCAGACTTATTCCGACAGCCGGGTTCGCCTGGCGACGACGATCGGCGTTGCCTATGCCAGCGATCTGGAATTGGTGATGCGCCTGATGAGCGAAGCGGCCGCCACGCATCCGCGTGTGCTGCCGGACCCGCCCCCGAAGGTATTGCTGACTCAGTTCGCCGACAGTGCAATTAACCTTGAATTGGGTTTCTGGATCGCCGATCCTGAAGAAGGGCGAGGTAATGTGCTCTCGGATGTGAATTTTGCCATTTGGAATGCTTTTAGAATTCATGGTATCGAGATACCCTATCCGCAAAGAGAGGTTCGCCTGCTCGGCACTTGA
- a CDS encoding RsmB/NOP family class I SAM-dependent RNA methyltransferase translates to MTRHSSKNNAPSPSPAKGATPGAAPRSARFTPTLFVHAEALLTRLLRFEHPADATVSHYFREHRQLGHADRAFIAESVYAVLRRWRSLEARCLAGGARVTVRGLLLAMLATVRGWSLRELAPVLKESEEPWLAAAKACDVATLAPAVACDLPDWLYQQLAENYGAAAVPELAQALNQAAPLDLRVNTLKTDQAALLAALAADGIAASAGRWSPLAVRLRDKPALAKHPLFLEGHFEVQDEGSQLLACLLAPKRGEAVVDFCAGAGGKTLLLGAQMKNTGRLYAFDVSDRRLANMKPRLARSGLSNVHPIRIEHERDTRVKRLAGKIDRVLVDAPCSGLGTLRRNPDLKWRQAPQSVSELTAKQAAILAAAATLVRPGGRLVYATCSLLTVENFGVVEAFLAAHPDFVLLPASDVLAKQQIELPGTALSADCLQLLPQHHDTDGFFAAVLERRA, encoded by the coding sequence ATGACACGCCACTCCTCCAAAAACAATGCTCCTTCCCCTTCTCCGGCCAAAGGCGCCACTCCGGGGGCTGCGCCGCGCAGTGCCCGCTTTACGCCGACCTTGTTCGTCCATGCCGAAGCACTGCTGACCCGCTTGCTCCGCTTCGAGCATCCAGCCGATGCGACGGTGTCCCATTACTTCCGCGAACATCGCCAACTCGGGCATGCCGACCGCGCCTTCATCGCCGAGAGCGTGTATGCCGTGCTGCGCCGCTGGCGCAGTCTGGAGGCACGGTGCCTGGCTGGTGGTGCGCGCGTGACTGTGCGCGGCCTGCTGCTGGCGATGTTGGCAACGGTACGTGGCTGGAGCTTGCGCGAACTGGCGCCGGTCCTCAAGGAAAGCGAAGAGCCCTGGCTGGCTGCAGCCAAAGCCTGCGATGTTGCAACGCTGGCACCGGCGGTCGCCTGTGACCTGCCTGATTGGCTGTATCAGCAACTGGCGGAAAATTATGGCGCCGCAGCGGTCCCCGAACTGGCACAGGCGCTGAATCAGGCTGCGCCGCTCGACCTGCGGGTGAACACGCTGAAAACCGATCAGGCTGCCCTGCTCGCAGCGCTGGCGGCTGATGGCATTGCCGCCAGTGCGGGGCGTTGGTCGCCGTTGGCGGTGCGCTTGCGCGACAAGCCGGCGCTGGCCAAGCACCCGCTATTTTTGGAGGGACATTTCGAGGTTCAGGATGAGGGAAGCCAGTTGCTGGCCTGCCTGCTGGCGCCCAAGCGGGGCGAAGCGGTGGTCGATTTTTGCGCTGGGGCCGGCGGCAAGACCTTGCTGCTCGGCGCGCAGATGAAAAATACCGGCCGTTTGTACGCCTTTGATGTCTCTGACCGGCGGTTGGCCAACATGAAGCCACGGCTGGCGCGCAGCGGCCTGTCCAATGTGCATCCGATCCGCATCGAACACGAGCGCGATACCCGGGTCAAGCGCCTGGCCGGCAAGATCGACCGGGTGCTGGTCGATGCTCCGTGCTCCGGCCTGGGGACCCTGCGCCGCAACCCGGATCTGAAATGGCGGCAGGCGCCGCAATCGGTCAGCGAACTGACCGCCAAGCAGGCAGCGATCCTGGCGGCTGCGGCGACTCTGGTGCGCCCCGGTGGGCGCCTGGTTTATGCCACGTGCAGCCTGTTGACCGTGGAAAACTTCGGTGTCGTCGAAGCCTTCCTGGCAGCGCATCCGGATTTCGTGTTACTGCCAGCGAGTGACGTGCTGGCCAAACAGCAGATCGAATTGCCCGGCACGGCCTTGAGTGCCGATTGTCTGCAGTTGCTGCCGCAACATCACGACACGGATGGGTTTTTTGCCGCCGTGCTGGAGCGTCGGGCATGA